The Planococcus donghaensis genome contains a region encoding:
- a CDS encoding acyl-CoA dehydrogenase family protein — MAKYRFEEEEHVMFRKSLRKFLEKEAIPNYDQWEKDRLIPKSFWKKLGDMGFLCPQVEEQYGGLGLDFRYAVVIGEEMERVGASLTGVGLHNDITVPYIEAYGNDEQKRRWLPGCISGEHITAIAMTEPGAGSDLANISTTAVRDGDNYIVNGQKTFITNGINSTLVLVVVKTDPKAEPKHRGISLLMVEEGTPGFEKGRKLDKVGLHAQDTSELYFEDCVVPAANLIGEENKGFTYLMEKLQQERLVVALAAQIASEDMLDMTLEYVKSRKAFGKPIGSFQNSQFKLVEMATEIELGHSFLESLIEEHMAGKDIVSKVSMAKYWLTDTAKKISGECMQLHGGYGYMEEYKIARRYRDIPVAAIYAGSNEIMKTIIAKRMGL, encoded by the coding sequence ATGGCGAAATACCGTTTTGAAGAAGAAGAACATGTTATGTTCCGTAAATCGTTACGCAAATTTTTAGAAAAAGAGGCGATTCCGAACTACGATCAATGGGAAAAAGATCGCCTTATTCCAAAATCCTTTTGGAAAAAGCTTGGAGACATGGGATTTCTCTGCCCGCAAGTAGAAGAGCAGTACGGGGGACTTGGGTTGGATTTTCGTTATGCGGTGGTGATTGGTGAAGAAATGGAACGTGTGGGTGCGAGTTTAACAGGGGTAGGCTTACATAATGACATCACCGTTCCTTATATTGAAGCGTACGGAAACGATGAGCAAAAACGACGTTGGTTACCAGGTTGTATTTCGGGTGAACATATTACAGCTATCGCTATGACGGAACCTGGAGCAGGGTCTGATTTAGCCAATATCTCTACCACAGCTGTTCGAGATGGTGACAACTACATTGTAAATGGACAAAAGACCTTTATCACCAATGGCATTAATTCGACATTGGTGTTGGTGGTTGTGAAAACCGATCCGAAAGCGGAACCAAAGCACCGCGGAATTTCATTATTAATGGTTGAAGAAGGAACGCCAGGGTTTGAGAAAGGTCGGAAGCTCGATAAAGTCGGACTGCATGCTCAAGATACGTCTGAACTGTATTTTGAGGATTGCGTTGTACCGGCGGCGAATTTAATCGGAGAAGAAAACAAAGGATTTACGTATTTAATGGAAAAATTACAACAAGAGCGTTTAGTGGTTGCCTTAGCAGCGCAGATTGCGTCAGAAGACATGCTTGATATGACCTTAGAATACGTAAAATCGAGAAAAGCCTTTGGAAAGCCGATTGGTTCGTTTCAGAACTCTCAATTCAAATTAGTAGAAATGGCTACAGAAATTGAATTGGGTCATTCGTTTTTAGAATCGTTAATTGAAGAGCATATGGCTGGAAAAGACATTGTGTCGAAAGTGTCGATGGCGAAATATTGGCTAACCGATACAGCTAAGAAAATTTCTGGGGAATGCATGCAGCTGCACGGAGGATATGGCTATATGGAAGAATACAAAATTGCACGCCGTTACCGCGACATTCCAGTGGCTGCGATTTACGCGGGGTCTAATGAAATAATGAAAACCATTATTGCAAAACGGATGGGTCTTTAA